GGACGTCACGCTCGGGGAACCGGTTGTCGAGCGAACGGCCGACCATCGAGCGGATGATCCTCCCCTCCGTGACGCGGTCGGGCCCCGTCTGGGTGTTGTCCATGGACTCGACGACCGACCCGTCGCGCACGATGGTGATGGAGTCCGCGATGGCCATCACCTCGTTCAGCTTGTGGGAGATGATGATCTGCGTCATCCCCTCGGCCTTCAGGGTGCGCATCAGGCCGAGCAGGTGCGCGGAGTCCTCGTCGTTCAGCGCCGCGGTCGGCTCATCGAGAATGAGGAGCTTCACGTTCTTCGACAGCGCCTTGGCGATCTCGACCAGCTGCTGCTTGCCGACGCCGATGTCCTTGACGCGCGTGTCGGGGCGTTCCCGCAGGCCGACGCGGGCCAGCAGGTCGCGCGCCTCCCCGTTGGTCGCGGCCCAGTCGATGACGCCGGCGCGGGCCCGCTCGTTGCCCAGGAAGATGTTCTCGCCGATCGACAGGAACGGGGAGAGCCCCAGCTCCTGGTGGATGATGACGATGCCCTCCGCCTCGCTGTCACGCAGCGAGCGGAAGCGCATCTCGCGGCCCTCGAAGACGATCTCGCCCTCGTAGGTGCCGTAGGGGTAGAGCCCGGAGAGGACGTTCATGAGGGTCGACTTGCCTGCGCCGTTCTCGCCGCAGATCGCGTGGATCTCCCCCTCGACGACGTCCATGGTGACATCGCCGAGGGCGCGGACCGGTCCGAACGTCTTGCCAATCGCCTGCATGCGCAGGATGGGATCGGACATGCCTCACTCCCTTCCTCTCCGGGCCGCTACTCAGAGACCCAGGTCGGCCTTCGTGTAGAAGCCCGACTCGACGAGTGCGCTCTCGACGGTGTCCTTCGTGACGACCTGCGGCTCGACGAGGAAGGTGGGAACGACCTTCACTCCGTTGTCGTAGGTCTTCTCGTCGTTGACCTCGACCGTCTGCCCGTTCAGCAGCTGGTCGATCATCATCGCGACGCGCTCTCCGAGCTTACGCGTGTCCTTCCACACCGTCATGGACTGCTTGCCGGCGAGCATGGCCTTCACGTTGGCGAGGTCTGCGTCCTGCCCGGTGACCAGGGGCCAGTCGGTGCCGACCTTGTAGCCGGCACCCTCGAGGGCCTGCTCGATGCCGAGGGCGAGCGAGTCGTTCGGGGACAGGACGATGTTGACCTTCTTGCCCGCGTAGAAGGAGTTGAGACGGTTCTCCATCTCGGCCTGGGCGGTCTCCGACTTCCAGGCCTGGATGCCGATGTTGGTCCACTCCTCGTTCGACTTGGGGGCCTTGCCGGAGGGGACGGTGAACTCGCCGCTCGTGACCTTCTCGCCGATGAGGTCCCAGGCGCCCGAGAAGAAGAACTTCGCGTTGTTGTCGTCGGGGACCCGGCGAACGGCTCAAGGTTGATGCTGCCGTCGGCGCCCTTGAAGTTCGCGGCGTTGTCGAGGATGAACTGGCCCTGGAGCTGGCCCACCTTGTAGTTGTCGAACGTGGCGTAGTAGTCGACGTTCGCGGAGCCGTTGATGAGGCGGTCGTAGGCGATGACCTTGCAGCCCGCGTCGGCGGCCTGCTGGAGGATCGGGCCGAGCGCCGTGCCGTCGATCGAGGCGATGACGACGACCTTCGCGCCGTCGTTGATCATGTTCTGGACCTGGTTGTTCTGCTGGTCCTGCTTGTTGTCGGCGTACTGGAGGCTGGTCTTGAAGCCGGCGTCGCCGAGGAGCTTCTCGAGGTTGGCGCCGTCGCGGTTCCAGCGCTCCAGGCTCTTGGTGGGCATCGCGATGCCGATGAGTGCACCGGCCGCGCCGCCACCGGTCGCGCTGCCGCTCGAGGTGGGCTTCGCCGAGCCGGACGACGTGGGGGTGCTGGTGCCGCCTCGCTCGCCGCTGCAGGCGGCGAGCGTGCCGACGGCCACAGCCGCCACGGACATGGAAAGCAGGTTGCGACGTGAGATCTGCATGGGAGTGTCCCTTCTGGTGACAACTGCGTCACCGATGTGCCGGTGCCGCCCTTGGCCACCTGGCTTTGTTGCAACAAACTACTTAACGATGGGCGCGAGTCAAGCAAGAAACGGTCACAAGCCGATAACGATTCCGTAAACGTCCCCCGTCCGAGGGGTCCCCGCCGCAATCGACCCCCACCCCCTCCCCCTCTACGACCGGGCGTAGTATCACGTTGTGACGGCACAGGCGCCGTCCATGGCGGCGACGATGCCGCCGGAGAACCTGTTTCACAGGAGATGTCATCGTGGACACAGTTGAATCGAGTCCGATCCGATCCACCCGCAGAACACGCCTACTCGCCGCCCTCGCCCCCGTCGCGCTGCTCCTGGCAGGCTGCTCGGGCGGCGGAGCCGCCGGCGACAAGCCCCACGTCGGTGGTGAGGCCAACCTGCAACTCCCCGACCTCGGCTCTGTGACGTTCCTCGGGATGCCGGGCAACGTGCTGCTCTCGCTGGGATTGATCGTCTGCGCGCTGGGCCTCGGCTTCGGGCTCATGACCTACCGTCAGCTGAAGCGCATGCCGGCCCACCAGGCCATGCGGGAGATCTCGGACCTCATCTACTCGACCTGCAAGGCGTACCTGCGCCAGCAGGGCAAGTTCCTGCTCCTCCTGTGGGCGTTCATCGCCACGATCATCGTCGTCTACTACCTGTCGTTGGGCTTCGGCTTCGCCAAGACATCGATCGTCATCGGCTTCTCGCTGATCGGCATGGCCGGCTCCTACGGCGTCGCCTGGTACGGCATCCGCGTCAACACGCTCGCCAACGCCCGCACCGCGCACGCCTCCCTCGGCGGCAAGCCGTTCCCGTGCCACGACATCCCCCTGCGCTCCGGCATGAGCATCGGCATGGTGCTCATCTCCGTCGAGCTCGCCATGATGCTGATCATCCTGGTCATGCTGCCGGGCGAGATCGCGGGCGCCTGCTTCATCGGCTTCGCCATCGGCGAGTCGCTCGGAGCCTCCGCGCTGCGCATTGCGGGCGGCATCTTCACCAAGATCGCCGACATCGGCGCCGACCTCATGAAGATCACCTTCGGCATCAAGGAGGACGACGCACGCAACCCCGGCGTCATCGCCGACTGCACCGGTGACAACGCCGGCGACTCCGTCGGCCCGTCCGCCGACGGCTTCGAGACCTACGGCGTGACCGGCGTCGCGCTCATCACGTTCATCCTCGTCGGCGTCCACGACCAGACCCTGCAGATCCAGCTCCTGGTGTGGCTCTTCGTCATCCGCGCCGTCATGGTCGTCGCCTCCGGCATCTCGTACTACATCAACAGCGCGATCACCCGCGCCCGCTACCGCGACGCCAACGACATGGACTTCGAGCAGCCGCTGACGCTGCTCGTGTGGATCACCTCGGTCGTCTGCGTCCTGTCCACCTTCGCCACGTCGTTCCTCCTGATCGGCGACATCGGCAACGGCCTGTGGTGGAAGCTGTCGATGATCGTCACCTGCGGCACGGTCGCCGGCGCGCTCATCCCCGAGCTGGTCAAGGCGTTCACCTCGACCAAGTCGCGGCACACCCGGGAGGTCGTCGTCTCCTCCAACAAGGGCGGCGCCTCGCTCGGCATCCTGTCCGGCCTCGTCGCCGGCAACTTCTCCGCCTACTGGATCGGCATGGCGATAACGGGCCTCATGGCCATCTCGCTGTGGATCAGCTCGCTCGGCTTCGCCGACCTGATGCTCGCCCCGGCCGTCTTCGCCTTCGGCCTCGTGGCCTTCGGCTTCCTCGGCATGGGGCCGGTCACGATCGCCGTCGACAGCTACGGGCCGGTCACCGACAACGCCCAGTCCGTCTTCGAACTCTCCACGATCGAGGACGGCCGCTCCAACGACGACCTCGCCGCCGAGTTCGGCCACACGCCCGACTTCGAGAAGGCGAAGTTCCTGCTCGAATCGAACGACGGCGCGGGCAACACGTTCAAGGCGACCGCCAAGCCGGTGCTGATCGGCACCGCCGTCGTCGGCGCGACCACGATGATCTTCTCGATCATGATGGGGCTCACCGGCGGCCTGACGCAGGACGTGGACAAGCTGTCTCTGCTGCACGCGCCGTTCCTGCTCGGCATGCTGGTCGGTGGCGCGGTGATCTACTGGTTCACCGGCGCGTCCACCCAGGCGGTCACCACGGGTGCCTACCGCGCCGTCGAGTTCATCGGCGACAACATCAACCTCGACAGCGGCGCCGACCGCGCGAGCGCTGAGGACTCGTCCAAGGTCGTCGAGATTTGCACCCGCTACGCGCAGAAGGGCATGTTCAACATCTTCCTCGGCGTGTTCTTCGCCACCCTGGCCTTCGCCTTCGTGGAGCCGTTCTTCTTCATCGGCTACCTCATCGCGATGGCGCTGTTCGGCCTCTACCAGGCCATCTTCATGGCGAACGCCGGCGGCGCCTGGGACAACGCCAAGAAGCTGGTCGAGGTCGACCTGGCCGCCAAGGGCACTGCCCTGCACGAGGCGACGATCGTCGGCGACACCGTCGGCGATCCGTTCAAGGACACCTCCTCGGTGGCCCTGAACCCGGTGATCAAGTTCGCGACGCTGTTCGGCCTGCTGGCCGTCGAGCTCGCGGTGCTGCTGCGCTTCGAGTTCGGCAACGTGCTCACCGGCATCCTGGCCGCGGTGTTCCTGCTGGCCTCCATGGTGTTCGTCTACCGCTCCTTCTACGGGATGCGGATCGACGAGCGGATGGAGGACATGACCATCGAGGGCAGGGCCGCCGAGCCGACCGAGCTGGTCACCGCCTCCTGACCCCCTCCCGTCGACGCCCCGCGGCTCAGCTGCGGGGCGTCGTCGCGTCCAGGCGGACGGCGAGGTTGCGGGCGAAGAACGCGACGACGACGAGGAAGGCCAGCGCCCACGCGGCCTGCGCGTTGCCGATCAGCTGCTGCCACCAGGTCCACTCGAGTTCGGCGAGGTGCGGCTCGTACGGCATCGCCCAGATGATCCGCGTGAGGAAGATGAAGAAGCCCGCAGCGGCGGTCACCCACAGCGTGCGGCTGCCGCTGCGGTGGGCCCAGACCACGAGCAGGATCAGCGCCGGCACCGCCCACACGAAGTGGTGGGACCAGGAGACGGGGGAGGCGAGCAGCGAGTAGGCGGCCATCGTCAGCATGGCCGCGACGTCGTGGCCGCCGCGGAACAGCCAGGCCATCACGGCCAGCAGCGACAGGCCGATCACGGCGCACAGGGCGAACCAGACGAGCCCGCCGCCGTCGCTCAGCCCGAGCCGGACGAGGACGCCGTTGAGGGACTGGTTGGAGACGTAGGCCAGGGTGCCGACGCGGCTCGGGTCGACGATGGCGCTGGTCCAGAACGTGACGGCGTCGTCGAAGGTGACCACGAAACCGATCCCCGTGTACAGCAGCGCCGAACCGACGCCCATGGCCAGGGCCCGCCAGTCGCGGCGGACGAGGAAGTAGGCGAGGAACACGGCGGGGGTCAGCTTGATGGCCATGGCCAGCCCGATCAGCGAGCCCTGCCACCATTTCCCGCGGCCGACGACGACGTCGACGACCACCAGCGTCATCAGGAAGACGTTGACCTGGCCGTACATGCTCGTCTCCCACACCGGCCCCATGGGCAGGAGGACGGCGAACGCGGCCAGCGCCGCCCAGCGCAGCGCGTCGCCGCGCAGCGACGTCACGTCCCGCAGCACGAGCCGCACCACCACGAACAGGCAGGCGACGGTGGCGGCCGCGAACAGGAAGTTGGCCACCTGGTACGGCAGCAGCGCGACCGGGGCGAACAGCATCGCGGCGATGGGCGGGTAGGTGAAGGGCAGGTTGGCGCCGATCTGCGTGTCGGGAAGCCGGCCGTAGATCTCGCCGCCCTCCAGGAACACCCGGCCGCCGAGCCGGTACACGTCGAGGTCGATGCGGTACGGCAGGAACGCCTGCACCGTCGGGATGCCGAAGATCAGGACGTAGGCCCCCGCGACGATCGCCACGACGACGGCGACCCGGGCCACCCGCGACGCCAGCAGCGTGCGCACGGGCCACGGATGGGCAAGCTCTGACATCGAGGTCCTTCCTCGTCGGGGGCGGCCCCCATCATCCCCGCCCGGCCCGGCGAACCAACCGGGGCCACCCGGACAGCCGGTAGGCTCGCCGCCATGACCAACATGAACGAGAAGCCCGAGGTCGACTTCCCGGTGGGCGAGCCGCCGCTCGACCTGGAGATCGTCGACATCGTCGAGGGCGACGGCGCAGAGGCCAAGGCCGGCGACGTCGCGCACGTCCACTACGTGGGTGTCACCTTCAGTGGTGGCGAGGAGTTCGACTCCTCGTGGAACCGCGGCGCCCCGCTGTCCTTCCCGCTCGGCGCAGGTCGCGTCATCCAGGGCTGGGACCAGGGCATCCAGGGCATGAAGATCGGCGGCCGCCGGAGGCTCACGATCCCGGCCCACCTGGCCTACGGCGAGCGCGGCGCGGCCGGCGTCATCGCGCCGGGCGAGACCCTGATCTTCGTCTGCGACCTCGTCGGCCTCAACTGACCGAACCCGACCTCCGGGCCGTGCCCCCAACGCGGGGCACGGCCCGTCCCGTTCCCAGCCGGTAGCCTGGCGGGGTGAGTATCACCTGTCGGCCCATCAGCAGCGAGCGGCACCTGGACTTCATCGTCTCCCGCGGCGCCGCCTCGTTCCTCCAGACGCCCGCGTGGGCGCGCGTGAAGAAGGACTGGCGCGGCGAGAGCGTCGGGTTCTTCGACGGCGACAACCTGACCGGCGTCGGGCTCGTCATGTACCGCCAGCTGCCGAAGCTGAAGCGCTACCTCGCCTACCTGCCCGAGGGCCCCGTGCTCGACTGGGCCCGGTCGGACGTCGACGCGCATCTGCAGGCGCTCGTGGCCTTCGCCAAGGAGCGCAGGGCGTTCGCGGTGCGGATCGGCCCCGCCTTCGCGCACCGCCGCTGGCTGCCGGCCACCATCAAGGCCGCCATCGCCGACGACACCGTCACCCGACTGTCCCAGGTGGAGCCCGACGAGACGGTGCTGGTCGGCACCCGGGTGCGCCACCAGCTGCTGCATCTCGGCTGGACGACCGACGAGACCGGCCACGGCTTCGCCGCCGGCCAGCCCATGTTCAACTTCCAGCTCCCGCTGCGTTCCGCCGACGGCACCCAGCTCACCGAGGCCGAGCTCCTCAAGGGCATGAACCAACTGTTCCGCCGCAACATCAAGAAGGCCGCCAAGGAGGGCGTCGAGGTGCGCCTCGGCACCCGCGCCGAGCTGGCCGACTTCCACCGCATCTACCTGGAGACGGCGCAGCGTGACGGCTTCACGGGCCGCGCCCTGGCCTACTTCGAGGAGATGTGGGACGCCCTCAACGCCGAGGATCCGGACAGGATGCGCCTCTACCTGGCCGAACACGACGGCGACCTGGTCGCCGCGACGACCATGGTGCGGGTCGGCACCCACGCCTGGTACTCGTACGGCGCCTCCACCAACACCAAGCGCGAGGTGCGCGGGTCGAACGCCATCCAGTGGCAGATGATCCGCGACGCGAACGCGGCCGGCTGCGAGGTCTACGACCTGCGCGGGATCACCGAGGGCGTCGGCGCCGACGACCCCGAGATCGGGCTGATCCAGTTCAAGGTGGGCACGGGAGGTCAGGCCGTCGCCTACCTCGGCGAGTGGGACTACGCGGTCAACCGGCCGCTGTATGCCGCGTTCAACCTGTACCTGAAGCGGCGGTGACCCGATGACCCTCACGCTGCGGATCGACCGTGCCCGCTGGGAGACCCACCAGCAGTCCCTGCTCGACGAGTCGCCGGGCCTCGTGCCGGTCGCCAAGGGCAACGGCTACGGCTTCGGGCTGCGGCTGCTCGCGCAGCGGGCCACCCGGCTCGGCGTCGACACGATCGCCGTCGGGATCGCGCAGGAGGTGGCGGAGGTCCGCGCCGGGGGTTCGCCGGCGACGTCGTCGTGCTCAACCCGTGGCGGCCCTTCGACGCGGCCGCGACCGCCCTGCTGGGCGAGGCGGGCGTGATCGCCACCGTCTCCCGAGCCGAGGACCTGCGCGCCCTGGCGGCCGCGCATCCCGGGACGCGCGTCATCGTCGAGCTCGAGACGTCGATGCACCGTCACGGGCTGGCGCCCGCCGACCTGACGGCGGCCGACCTCGACGGGATCGACCTGGTCGGCTGGGCGGTGCACCTGCCGGCGACCGGCTCAGCGACAGAGGCCAGGGCCCTGGCGTCGACGGCGCGCGCCGTCCGCCAGGCGCCGGTGTGGTTCTCCCACCTCGGCCTGGACGACTACCGCGCGCTGCGCGCCGAACTGGGCGACGAGGCCAGAATGCGGGTCGGGACACGCCTGTGGCTGGGAGACAAGGGCGCCTACACGACCCTCGCCGACGTGCTCGACGTGCACCGCATCGCCAAGGGCTCCCCGCTGGGCTACCACCAGGTGCAAGCTCCGCGCGACGGTTTCATCGTGATCGCCTCGGGCGGCACCGCCCACGGCGTCGCGATGGCCGCCCCGGTGCCGCAGCGCTCGCTCCGCCAGCGGGGCGTGACGGTGGCCCAGGGCGTCCTCGACGCCGTCGGCCGCACCCTGTCGCCCTACGAGATCGGCGGGAAGAAGCGTTCGTTCGCGGAACCGCCGCACATGCACTCGTCGATGATCTTCGTCCCCGGCCCCACGTGCCCGGTGGCGGTGGGCGATCGGATCCCGGTGACGACGAGGATGACGACCGTCACGGTCGACGCGATCGATCTGGCCTAGGCCGGCTCCGGACCCTCCGACGGAGCGGGCGCCTCGGGTTCCCCTGCCGGGGACCGATAGATGTCCTCCAGCGCGAACGGCCGTGCCGGCACCGCCGCGACCGGCTGCGGCTCCTCCACCGGCGGCAGTGGCACCAGCCGCTCCCGGCGGTTGAGTTCGCCGCCGATGGGGTCGGGCACGTCGGGGGTGCGGAGCCAGTCGCGCTGGGGCCTCGCCATGTCGATCACCGTCTCGGCGAGAATGTAGGCGGCGACGCTCCACCACGCGCCGATCGCGAGCCAGTAGAGCCCGTAGGGCCCCAGCTGGGCCGGGGTGAGGGCGCCGCCGATCCAGCCCCACACCGCCAGGTAGTACGCCACCTGCGTGACGGTGAGCGCGATCAGCTCGGGCCGGTAGGGACGGGCGAGCAGGACGGCCAGGAGGAGCCACAGCGCCGTCTGCGGCGGGAACGCAGGACCGAACAACGCCGTGGCCAGGATCACGGCCGCCACCAGCGACCCGACGCGCGGCCTGCGACGCGCCACGTAGAGGTAGGCGATCAGGCAGGCCAGCGCGAGCAGCAGCAGCACGAACGCCAGAGACCCCGCGTGCCGGATCGGCAGCCCGAACTGGCTGGCGAGGTACCACAGCGAGCCGTAGCTCAGCTCCTTGTTGATCTCGCCGTGGTAGAAGGCGTAGACGCGGTCGAAGCCGTTCAGCAGCAGCGGCAGGTGGACCGCGAGGAAGGTGGCCACGGCAGGGCCGGCGAACCGCAGCAGCGCGCCCCACCCGCCCCGCAACCCGCAGGCGACGGCCACCGCCAGCACGACCCCGATGGGCATCGTGCCCGCACACGCCGCGATCCCGAGCAGGATGCCCGCCTCCGGGGTGCGGCCCCGCGCGAACTGCACGAGCCCGACGGCGGTCAACGCCACCGGAATGAGGGTCCAGTCGATCAGCCCGACGGCGAGCACGATCGGCGAGCCCGCCACCACCACCGCCTCCCAGGAGGACCGGGCACGGTCGTCGCGGCCCAGCCGGGTGAACGCGAAGGCCAGGACCAGGAAGGCGATGAACAGGAGCACGACGGTGACGCCGAAGAAGGCGACGCTGGCGTCGATGGCGGGCTGCAGGTCGCCGTCCGTCGCCCTCTCGAGGCCGAACACAGCGAACACGATCCGGTTGACGATCAGGATGAGCGCCGCGATCAGCGGCGGGAAGGCCAGCGTCTCCGCCGTCAGCGGCGAGGCCCCGTCGCCGAGGCCCTGGCTCAGGTAGGTGACCTGGATATCGGAGTAGCAGGCGCGGATGTACGCGTTGATCGGGTTGGCCGCATCCACCTGCACGCACGGCACGTGCCGGAGGAAGAGCACCAGGAACAGCACCGTCGCGACGGGGAGCACCCACAGCAGCGGGGTGAACCACGGCCCGCGCGGGGCTGCGTGGCGGCCCATGGGCCCGCCGAATCCCGGCAGCATCGCGTTGATCACGGCCCAACTCTAGGCCAGCGCCACGGGGCGGTCCGGGCTACTGCTTCCCGGGCGGCGCGGTCCCCTGACCGCCGCCGTTCTGGCCGCCGTCGTTCTGGCCGCCTCCCCCGCCCTGGCCGTTGCCCGGCTCCTCAGGCTCCTGCGTCGGGGTCGGCGTGGGAGTGGGGGTCGGCGTGGGCGTCGGGGTGGGGGTGGGCTTCGGCTCCGGCGTCTCCGGTTCCTCGGTCGGGGTGGGGGTCGGCGTGGGCGTCGGGGAGGCCGAGGGGCTCGGGGAGGGACTCGCCGACGGGCTGGCCGACGGCGTGGCCGTCTCGCCACGCTCGGCCTCGATGTCGGTGGGCCTGTCGAAGTTCTCGACCGGCATGCCGTCGGTCGCCGTGGTCATGTAGTCGACCCACGTCATCAGCGGGTAGCTGGAGCCGAAGAACGTCGCGTCGCGCGGCCGCTTGTAGTCGTCGAGGTCCTCGTTGCCGCTGTCGCCGGCCACGTACATGACCGCGGTGGAGACCTGCTTCGTGTAGCCGACGAACCAGGCCGACGTGATGTCGTCGCCGACGCCGTTGGTGCCCGTCTTGCCCGCGACGGGGCGCCCCAGCGCCGACGCCTTGCGGCCGGTGCCCTCGTTGACGACGGAGGTGAGCGAGTCGGTGACGTTGGCGGCCACGTTGCGTTCGATCGTCTGTTCCCCGGTGGGACTCGCCTCGTAGACGAGGTTGCCCTCGCGGTCGTAGACCTTCGCGACGATGTGGGCCTCGTTGCGCTGCCCAGCGTTGGCGAAGGTCGCGTAGGCGTTGGCCATGTTGACGGGGCTGACCTCGGCCGCCCCAGCGCGATGCGGTTGTTGGCGTCCCAGCCGGGGCCGGTCGGGGCGCCCGCATCGTTGGCCGCCGTGATCACCTTGTTCGCGCCGTCGGGGATCTGCTCGGTGAGGTCGACGAAGGCGGTGTTGATGGAGTCGGCCGTCGCCCTGCGGAGGGTGACGGGACCGTACTGGTGGCCGAACTCGTTGCGGATCGTCTTGGTGTCGCCCCGGGGGGTGAACGTGTCGCCCTTGAGGATCGAGTCCAGCGAGAAGCCGTTGCGGAGGCCCGCGACGGTGGCGAAGGTCTTGAACGTCGAGGCCGCCGGGCGCGGCGTGGTGGCCCAGTTGCGCGAGCTGGCGACGTAGTCGTCCCCGCCGTACATGGCCAGGATGCCTCCCGTGGCGGTGTCGACGGAGCTGATCGCGACGTGCAGCTGGCTCGGGTCCTGGTCGCCCTTGGCGGCCTCGGCCGCCTCGACCCGGTACTTCTGGCCGGTGGCGACGGCGGCGTCCTGCATCGTCTTGTCGACGGTGGTCACGATCTTCAGGCCGCCGCCCTGGATCTCCGCCTCGGTGAAGCCCTTGTCGGCCAGTTCGTCCTCGACCTGCTTGATCAGGAAGCCCTTCGTGCCGCCGTAGCGGTTGTTGACGGACACCTCGGGGAAGGCAGGCAGGGCCGCGGCCGCGCGGTCGTGGTCGGCCTGCGTGATGGTGCCCATCGCGAGCATGCCGCCCAGCACGTAGCGGTAGCGCTCGAGCAGCCGGGCGAGCTTCTCCTCGCCGCCCGACGGGTTGAAGCCCGCCGGGTTGTTGAGGATGGCTGCCAGCGCGGCTGCCTCCTCCAGCGTCAGCTCGCGGGAGTCCTTGAGGAAGTAGGACTTGGCGGCGGCCTGGATGCCGTACGCGCCGCGGCCGAAGTAGATGGTGTTGAGGTAGCCCTCGAGGATCTGCTCCTTGGTGAGCTCGCGGCCCATCTTGATCGCGAGCATCAGCTCCTTGACCTTGCGGGAGAGCCGCTGGCCCGAGTCGAGGTAGTAGATCTTGATGTACTGCTGCGTGATGGTGGAGCCGCCCTGCAGCTCGCCGCCCGTGGCGATCGAGATAGCGCTGCGGGCGATGCCGGTGATGGAGAAGCCGGGATCGTCCCAGAACGAGCGGTTCTCCGCCGCGATGACGGCGTCCTTCATGAGCTGCGGCATCTGCTCGTAGTCGATGGTGACGCGGTTCTGCACCGCGAGCGACCCGAGCTGCGTCGTCTCGTCGTTGTAGTAGAGGAACGTCGTGTTGGTGTTGAAGTCGGCGTTGGCGTCGGGAAGGTCGGTCGACTGGTAGAGCCACACGAACCCGCCGAGCCCGGTGAGCCCCGCGATGATGAAGGCGACCAGCGCGGTCACCCCGATGCGCTTCCACACGCGTTTCGCGCGTGACTGCGTCTTCCGACCGCGCTTGTTCTTGGTCGTCTTCGCCATACCGGTACCTCGTCTGACCTGTCGATTGCCCTACCAGCGTAGGCGCGGACGCAACCCCGCCCTGTCCGACCGGGGTCGTTCCTGCCCCCTACCGGGGTGTCGGGCCCGGTCCACCCGCGGACGTAGCCGCCTGTGTCGCGTTGCCGACGGTGGTCATCTCGCCGTTGCGGATGTACCAGACGACCCCGTCCGCGTCGAGCACCTTCGTCACCCGGAGCCCCACCTCCTGGACGATCCCGGTGACCACACCGATGCGGACCTCGTCGCCGACCCCGAACTGGTCCTCCGACAGCATGAAGATGCCGGTCAGGTAGTCCCGCACCAGCGACTGGGCCCCGAAGCCGACGGCGACGCCGCCGATGCCGGCCGACGCAAGCAGCGGCCCCATCGGCACGCCCCAGATCGCCAGCGCGGTGAAGGCCGCGATCCCGCCGATGGTGACGTTGGCGATGTTGTTCAGCAGCGAACCCAGCGTCCGCATCCGCTGCGCCTGCCGCTCGAAGTTGACGCCTCCCGCCCGGACGAGCACCCCCGCAGCGCGTGCGCCCAGGTCGACGGCCTTCGGCTGGGTGATCAGCGCCACGCTGTGGCGGATGAGCAGCGTCAGCAGGAGCTTGGCAACGGCCGCGACCAGCAGCACCACGGCGGTGAGGATGAGGCGGTGGAGGGTGGAGTCCGGCATGCGCCACATTCTTCCAGCCCCTTGTTCCCGATTTCCGCTCCTGGCGGAGAGTCTTCGCCCACAGCGATCCGCCCTGTCGGTGCCGACCCGTCCGCTCCTAGGGTGACGGCCATGGCTCCCTCCTCCCGCCGCGCGACCGTCGAGACCTCCGTGGCCGCCCGCGCCGCCGACCTCTTCCGCTTCTCCACCCGCCTCTACGGGCATCCGGAGATCGGCTACCGCGAGTTCGCCTCCGTCGACGCCTTCGTCGCCCTGCTGACGGCGAACGGCCACTCCGCCGAGGTCGGCGTGGGCGGGATCCCGACGGCGTTCCGCGCCCACGCCGGCGCCACGGACGGCCCGCAGGTGGTGATCACCGCCGAATACGACGCGCTTCCGGGCGTCGGCCACGGCTGCGGCCACAACGTCATCGCGGCCTCGAGCCTCGGCGCCTTCCTGGCCGCGGCCGACGCGCTGGCCGCGGATCCGGCGCTGCCCGGCGGGGTGACGCTGCTCGGCACGCCCGCCGAGGAGGGCGGCGGCGGCAAGGAACTGCTGATCCAGGCGGGCGCCCTCGACGGGTTCGACGCCTCCGTGATGGTGCATCCGGGCGGCCACGACGTCGCCGCCGGCGAGTCGACGGCCAAGCGGCAGGTGGTGGCCACATTCCTCGGCCGGACGGCGCACGCGGCCGCCAACCCGCA
The DNA window shown above is from Tessaracoccus defluvii and carries:
- a CDS encoding lipid II:glycine glycyltransferase FemX yields the protein MSITCRPISSERHLDFIVSRGAASFLQTPAWARVKKDWRGESVGFFDGDNLTGVGLVMYRQLPKLKRYLAYLPEGPVLDWARSDVDAHLQALVAFAKERRAFAVRIGPAFAHRRWLPATIKAAIADDTVTRLSQVEPDETVLVGTRVRHQLLHLGWTTDETGHGFAAGQPMFNFQLPLRSADGTQLTEAELLKGMNQLFRRNIKKAAKEGVEVRLGTRAELADFHRIYLETAQRDGFTGRALAYFEEMWDALNAEDPDRMRLYLAEHDGDLVAATTMVRVGTHAWYSYGASTNTKREVRGSNAIQWQMIRDANAAGCEVYDLRGITEGVGADDPEIGLIQFKVGTGGQAVAYLGEWDYAVNRPLYAAFNLYLKRR
- a CDS encoding glycosyltransferase 87 family protein yields the protein MINAMLPGFGGPMGRHAAPRGPWFTPLLWVLPVATVLFLVLFLRHVPCVQVDAANPINAYIRACYSDIQVTYLSQGLGDGASPLTAETLAFPPLIAALILIVNRIVFAVFGLERATDGDLQPAIDASVAFFGVTVVLLFIAFLVLAFAFTRLGRDDRARSSWEAVVVAGSPIVLAVGLIDWTLIPVALTAVGLVQFARGRTPEAGILLGIAACAGTMPIGVVLAVAVACGLRGGWGALLRFAGPAVATFLAVHLPLLLNGFDRVYAFYHGEINKELSYGSLWYLASQFGLPIRHAGSLAFVLLLLALACLIAYLYVARRRPRVGSLVAAVILATALFGPAFPPQTALWLLLAVLLARPYRPELIALTVTQVAYYLAVWGWIGGALTPAQLGPYGLYWLAIGAWWSVAAYILAETVIDMARPQRDWLRTPDVPDPIGGELNRRERLVPLPPVEEPQPVAAVPARPFALEDIYRSPAGEPEAPAPSEGPEPA
- a CDS encoding mechanosensitive ion channel family protein, which gives rise to MPDSTLHRLILTAVVLLVAAVAKLLLTLLIRHSVALITQPKAVDLGARAAGVLVRAGGVNFERQAQRMRTLGSLLNNIANVTIGGIAAFTALAIWGVPMGPLLASAGIGGVAVGFGAQSLVRDYLTGIFMLSEDQFGVGDEVRIGVVTGIVQEVGLRVTKVLDADGVVWYIRNGEMTTVGNATQAATSAGGPGPTPR